Genomic window (Bosea vaviloviae):
TCTCCATCGCGGTCGCGATCAATTCCGATTGCGCGGTGCGTACGCCAGACGCGGCGATGGCGCCCAGGATCGCCTCGCTGATCGAGACGAGCGAGGCGGTGCGCTGCGCCGCACGATCGAGATTCTCGCTCGACTGATCGACGCCGGCGACCAGCACCGTCAGATCTTCGCCGACCTTGGCGCAGGCAGCGGCGTTCGCGCGCGTCGGGTTCGAGATCGCGTCGATGTCGCCGATCAGCTCGACAACCGAGCGGCCGAAACTGTCGAGCTCGCCGACCTGCAGCGCGATGCTCTGGCTGCCCTCGCTGGCACGGCGCGCGGTCTGGGCGTTCTCCTGGCTGCGGCGTGCGAGCTGGTCGACCGATTTGACCAATATGTCGAGCTGCTTGGCGCTGAGCGCGGTGGCATCGCGGGTCTGCTCGGCCAATTGCTTCACCGCCGCCGCGATGACGGCAAAGCCGCGCCCGGCCGTGCCGCTGCGCGCCGCCTCGACGCCGGCATTGACCGATAGAAGCTGGATCTCGCGGGTGATGGACTGGATGGCCTCGCTCGATGCCCTGACCTTGTGGGCGTCGGAGACGGCCTCGGCCAAGGCCTGCGACATCGACTGCGCACCTTGCGACAGCGCCTCGATATCCGATTGCGCCGCGTTGAGCCCGACCCTGACCGCGCCGGTGACGCGCTCCAGCCCGCTCCTGACCACGGACGCCGTTTCCTGCGCCCCCTCCGCCGCCTGCTGGATGGCGCGGTTGGCGCGCGAGACCTGCTCGACGGCGCTGACGACACGATGCAACCCCTCGGCCTGCCCCTCGAGCTGGCCCGTCACATCGCCGATGCGGCCGGCGATATCGGTGATTTCGAGGCCGAGCTTGCCGAAGCGCTCCGAGATCGCGCGCACGGCATGCGCGGCTCCGGCCTCATGCTGCGCGTCCTCATTGGCCGGCTCCGGGACCTTCAGGGCGAGCGCATGCATGGTGGGGATGACCCTCGGTCGCGAAATTTCCGCCCAGACCGTAACGAAACGCCGTAAACCCGCCGTTAATGCGGGAAGCCGGCCCCAGGGAGTCCACGCTGGCCCAAGATCAGGGCTTGCGGGGATTCGCCGCGAAGAAATCCTCCCGCGTCATCACGTAGCATTTGCACGGCATGCCATCATGCTCGCCATCGCCGATGAAGGCCAAGCCCAGCTTCTCGGATACCCGCATCGAGGCCGAATTCGCCGGGTCGATATCCGCGGCGATCCGGCCGAGGCCCACCGTTCGGAAAGCGTGCTCGACGATCAGGCGCGCCGCCTCGGTCGCGTAGCCCTTGCCCCATGCCGATCGGTTCAGCCGCCAGCCGATTTCGATGTCCGGCCCAACACCGTCATAAGGAATCAGGAGAACCCAGCCGAGGAATTGCTCCGGTTGCGGCCTGGCGAAGAGCGACCAATATCCCAAGCCGGAACCGAAGGGTTTTTGAATCCGCTCGCGCAGGAAGCGCTCATGCCGTTCGGGATCATGCCAGGGCCCCACAACATGTTTCGTCACCTCCGGGTCACGGTCCATCGCCAGACAGGCCGCGAAATCCGCCATGGAGCAGGGCCGAACGAGCAAGCGGTCAGTTTCGAAGCTCGGCAACATTGTCGTCTCCTCAAGCCGTGACGCTTCTACTCAGATTGAGGTTGGGTAACGCGCCGCTGCGCAAGCTGGCCATCGCTCACCGCGCCGCCTTGAGGCTTGCCAGCGGCCTTGCCGGCAGCAGGATCGTGCCTGAGGCCGCCACCACCAGTACGAGGCCGAGCCAGTCGCTCGGGCTCGGCCGCTCGCCGAGCAGCACGACCGAGCCGAGCACGCCGACGGCGGGAACCATCAGGGTGCCGATGCTGGCGATACCTGCCGGCAACCGCGCGATCACGGTGAACCAGAGGAAATAGGCCAAAGCCTGCGCGCCCAGGATGTGGAAGCTCAGGGCCGCCAACGTGCGCGGCGCCAGCATCTTGGGCACCGGCAGCCCCTCGAAAGCGAGCATGCCGAGCGCGGCGACCGCCCCGCCGATGAGGAGCTGCCAGGCGGCCACCGTCACGGCTGGCGCCGAGACCGGCCAGCGCTTGGTCACGATCGTGCCCAGGGCCCAGCTCAGGGCGGCGATCAGCGCGAACAGCAGGCCGAGCGTCAGCCCGCCGCCACGGATCAGCGGCAGCCCCAGCGATGCGAGCCCGGCGATGCCGAGCGCGAGCCCGAGCAACTTGCGCCGGTCGAGCGCCTCGCCCAGCCAGAGCCGCGCCAGCAGCGTTGCCCAGATCGGCATGGTGAAGGTCAGGATCGCGGCGCGCGACGTCGGCGCCATCAATTGCGCGAAGGCGAGCAGGACGTTGAAGGCGGCGATCGAAAGGAACCCCGCCAGCAGCAAACGCGGCCATTCCGGGCGCCGCACGCGCAGCGATTGGCCGCGCAAAAGGGCAATGACGACCAGCGTCAACCCCGCGAAGGTCATGCCGCCGGCGCGAAGCGTCCAGGGTGCGATCTCGCTGAGCGATATCCTGACGGCAGGCCAGTTGAAGCCCCAGAGCAGGCCGAGCAAGGGAACGAGGAGGAGCGTGCGGGCGTTGGTCGAACTCATGCCACGATTATGGCAGAGACGCGGTGCCGGCCGTCATGCGAAGTCGTCTGCGCCATCTGCGGAAAAAGCTGCAGATGGGGTGTTCCGGAGAACCGCCAGCACCGCAATTTTTTGAGCGCCCCCACTGCATCCGCAGAACTATTGCGTGCATAACGTGAAGGCAACGCCGAGCCTGCAAGCCAATCGGCCTATGGAGGATGTCATGACCAACGCGACTTCGTTTTCCCGCCGCTCGCTGTTCGGCCTCGGCGCGGCCGCCATCGCCGTCTCGGCCGCACCCAAAGTCTGGGCCCAGGCCACGGCGCCGGCGGCTCCGGCAGGCCCCTTCTCGCTGCCCAAGCGCGCTTATGAGACCAACGCGCTCGAGCCGAATATCGACGCGACGACGATGGACATCCACTACAGCCGCCACCACGCCGCCTATGTCGCCGGCCTCAATGCCGTTGCCAAGGACCACGGCGTCATCGCCTCGACGCCCCTCCACAAACTGCTCGCCGACATCGGCTCGGTTCCCGAAGCGGCCCGCACCGCCATCCGCAATGCCGGCGGCGGCCATGCCAACCACACCATGTTCTGGGAGGTCATGGGCCCGAATGCGGGCGGCGCACCGAGCGGCGACGTCGCGGCCGCGATCACCAAGGACCTCGGGGGCTTCGACAAGTTCAAGGCCGATTTCGAGGCCGCAGGCCTGCGCGTCTTCGGCTCGGGCTGGGTCTTCGTCACCGTCGGAACCGACGGCAAGCTTGCCTTGCTCGGCAAGCCTAACCAGGACAGCCCGCTGATGGACAAGCACATGGTCCTGCTCGGCAACGATGTCTGGGAGCACGCCTATTACCTGAAATACCAGAACCGCCGCGCCGACTACCTCAAGAGCTGGTGGAACGTGGTCAACTGGGCCAAGGTCAATGAGCGCTATGCCGCCGCCAAGGCCGGCAAGCTGACCGTCTGAGCGCGCACCGATTTCCGACACTCAACGCCCGGCCAAAAGGCCGGGCGTTTTCGTTTCCGCTGCAGGCGAAGTTCCGAAACTCGGCGCTTCCCCTTGCGCATCTGCCGCGAAGGCGTTAGCTTAGAATTATTCCAAACTAGAGTTTTGACATGCTCTCACGCTTCTCCCTGCCCGGCCTCACCGGCAAACGCCGCTTCGACGATCTGTCGGAGAAGGAAATCCTGGCGCTGGCGATTTCCTCCGAGGAGGAGGATGGCCGCATCTATGCGATCTACGCACAGAAGCTCCGCTCCGAATATGCCGCCTCGGCCGCGATCTTCGATGGCATGGCCCAGGAAGAGGACGAGCATCGCGAAAGGCTGATCGACCTCTACCAGCGCCGGTTCGGCAATGTCATCCTGCCGGTCCGCCGCGAGCATGTCTCCGATTTCTACACGCGCAAGCCGGTCTGGCTGATCGAGAATCTCGGCCTCGACCGCATGCGGGAAGAAGCGGAAGATATGGAGCGTCAGGCCCGCGACTTCTATGTCGCGGCGGCCGGGCGTTCGAGCGATATCGACACGCGCAAGCTGCTCGGCGAATTGGCAGCGGCCGAAGCCAAGCATGAGAGCAAGGCGCAGGACCTGACCGCGACGCATCTCGGCGGCGAAGCCCGAGCCGACGAGGACATCGCCGCCAAGCGCCAGTTCATCCTGACCTGGGTCCAACCCGGCCTTGCCGGATTGATGGACGGCTCGGTCTCGACGCTGGCCCCGATCTTCGCCACCGCCTTTGCGACCCAGAGCACCTGGACCACCTTCCTGATCGGCCTCTCGGCCTCGGTCGGCGCCGGCATCTCGATGGGCTTCACCGAGGCCGCCCATGACGACGGCAAGATCTCGGGCCGGGGCGCGCCCTGGAAACGCGGACTGGCCTCGGGCATGATGACGATGCTCGGTGGGCTCGGTCACGCCTTGCCTTATCTGATCCCATCCTTCTGGACCGCGACCGCGATCGCGCTCATCGTCGTCTTCGTCGAGCTCTGGGCCATCGTCTGGATCCAGAACCGCTTCATGGAGACGCCCTTCCTGCGCGCTGCCTTCCAGGTCGTGCTTGGCGGCGGGCTGGTGCTGGCGGCGGGGATATTGATCGGCGGGGCTTAAGGCTCGCAGGCGGAGACGGCCCCGCCAAACGAGCAACCAAATGGTTGCAGGTTGGGGCGACAATTGCTAATTAACGAGCAACCAGGAGGTTGCTCGTGATGTCAGATTGCATCGAAAAGAAGGTTCATCTCCGCGCACCGCTCGATCGCGTTTGGCAGGCCATCGCTGATTCCAGTCAGTTCGGCATCTGGTTCGGCGTCGTCTTCGACGGGCCGTTCGTGGCCGGCTCCCGGCTGGTCGGGCGGATCACGCCGACGCAGGTCGATCCCGAGGTCGCGGCGATGCAGAAGCCCTATGAAGGCAAGACCTTCACCTTCATCGTGGATCGCGTCGAGCCGATGCGGATGATCGCGTTCCGCTGGCACCCCTACGCAGTCGATTCAAATGTCGACTATGACAGCGAACCAATGACGCTTGTCACTTTCGATCTCGCAGAAGTCGCCGATGGCGTTCTGCTGACGATCAGCGAGTCCGGCTTCGACGCCATCCCGCTGAGCCGCCGCGCCGAGGCCTTCACTGCCAACGATGGCGGCTGGACGAAGCAGGCTGAGCTGATCAAAAAATACCTTGTCGGCACGTCGGCATCGTAGAGCATTTTCGAGCGAAGTGGACACCGGTTCGCGTGAAGACAATGCAATAGAACAAGGAGATAGAGCATTTCCGCGATTCGGAGAAACGCGGAAATGCTCTAGCCCGCGATCGCAGGAAACCGATTATGTCGATCGCCGATCAGGCCGCAGGCCATGCCGGCCGTAATGCTCTCGTCTTTGCCGCTTTGGGAGACCCGACGCGGCTGGGCATTATCATGCGGCTGGGCGCCCGCGGGCCGCTTTCGACCATGAGCCTGACCTCCGCGACGCAGCTTTCGCGCCAGGCCATCGCAAAACACCTTCGCGCGCTGGAGGATGCGGATCTGGTGCACGGCAAGCGCGGTGGGCGCGACAAGGTCTGGGAACTGCGGACCGAGCGTCTGGAGGATGTCGGCGCCTATCTCGCCCAGATCTCGGCGCAGTGGGATCGGGCTCTGGGGCGTCTGCGCGATTTCGTCGAGCTTGAGCGGCCTTAAGCGAGCATCGCCGGCGCCTTCGCCTCGCACACCCCAGCCCGCTGCAACGCATGAGCCGCGCGCAGGCACACATCCTCGCGCCAGGGCGCAGCGATCACCTGCACGCCGATCGGTAAACCCGCGCCGAACACCGGCACGGCCGCGACGGGCAGGCCGATGCAGGAGATCGGCTGGGTGAACAGGCCGAGATTGGGCCGCAGCGGCACGGTCTCACCACGCAGGCTCAGCGTCTTCTGGCCGATTTCCGGCGCCGGACAAGGCGTCACTGGGGCAATGATCAGGTCGATATCGGCGAAGACCCGCATCATCTCGTCATGGAACCAGCGCCGCGCCGCTTGCGCCTGGATGTACCAGGCTGCCGGCTGCATTGCGCCGGCGAGGAAGCGGTCACGCGTCTCGGGATCGAAATCATCGGCCCGCGCCCGCAAGCGCCCGAGATGGAAGGCGGCGCTCTCGGCATTGGTGATCAGGAAGGCCGCGGCGCGGGCGATGCCCGCCCCCTCCAGCACCAGATTCCGCGTCGCGCCAAGAGCCACGGCGACCGCCTTCACCGCCGCATCGGCCTCCGGCATGCCGTCGGTCGCAAAATACCCGCCGGCCACCGCGATGCGTAAGCCCGAGACGCCATGCGCCAACGCCGGCAGCACCGGTTCGATCGCCCGTTGCGCGCAGGCCGGGTCATGCGCATCGCCTCCCTGCATCGCGTCATAGGCCATGGCGAGATCGGTCACGTCGCGGGCGAAGGGGCCGAGATGATCGAGCGAGTCGCAGAACGGAAAGCTGCGCGTGCGCGGCAGGCGGCCATAGGTCGGCTTCAGCCCGAAGACACCGCAGAGCGAACTCGGCACGCGGATCGAGCCATTGGTGTCCGAACCCAGCGATAGCGGAGCGAGCCCCGCCGCCGTTGCGGAACCGGAGCCTGAGGACGAGCCGCCAGCCATGCGCGCAAGATCATGCGGATTGCGGCAAGCGCCGTCATGGGCATTCTCGCCGGTGAAGTCATAGGCATATTCGCCCATGTTGAGCCCGCCCACGAGCACCGCGCCGGCCGCGCTCAACCGCTCGACCAGTGCGGCGTCGCGCGGCGCCGGCGCGCGCTCGCGATTGACTTTCGAGCCGGCCCGCGTCGGCAGGCCCTCGATGTCGAAGAGATTCTTGGCAGCGAAGGGCACGCCCGCCAAAGGCCCGAGCGTCTGGCCCGCAATCCGCGCCGCATCAATCCCCCGCGCCTGCGCCAAAGCCCGCTCAGTGGTGACGTCGGTAAATGCGTTGACCTGCGGATTGATCCTCGCGATCCGGTCGAGGAAGCCGGTGATGACGGCCTCGGCCGAGACCGCGCCCTCCCTGATCTGCGCCGCGATCAGATGCGCCGGCGTGAAGGCATCGAAACTCACGCAGGGTCTCCATCGCTGGTCCGCCCCGGCCGGAACACGGGCGCGAGCTCGAAGGAGGCATCGTCGAGCGGCGCGGCGCGCAGGATCTCCGACATCAGATGCGCGACACCAAGGAACTGCAGCACGCCGGGGCGCTGCTCCTCCGTGATCGTCAGGCCCAGCACTGGGGCCATCGCGTCGAGATGGCGCGCAGCGTCGAAGGCAGGTTTCGTCTCGCTCATTCCGCCGGTTCCAATACGCCCTGCGGCTCGGAGATCATCGGCTTGGGCGCCTCGGCCGCTACGAGTGAGCGCGAGCAGAGATAGAGGAAGCCCGCCACCATCGCATAAGCGAGGCTGATCGAGGGTGTGACGCCAAGCCCCTTGCCGATGCCGATCGCCTCGCCATGCATCAAACCGAAATAAGTCAGGATGGCGCCTGCTGCCGCGAACGCCGCCGCGTGCAAAAACTGCTTCTCGATGACGAAGACGGCGATGGCGCCGAGCACGAGGCCCGACAGGATCGCGCCGCCACCCATCAGTTCGAGCCCGTGATAGAGCACGCCCATATTCGCCATCTTGTCGATACCGACTGCCGCCGCATTGGTGCCGGCGGCCCCAAGCGCCCCGTCGATCAGCACCTTGGCCCAGGCAGCGAGATGCGGCGTCAGCGCCAGCACGATCGCCGGCGCATGGCTCACCGGCGTGGTCTGGAAGGCCTGCGCGCCGATCAGCATACCGATATAGAGCAGGATCGGCGAGATCGCGACGATCGGGATAAGCGCCAGCAAGAGCGCGATGACCCCGAACCAGCACAGCACGACGACGATCAGTCCGGTCGCGGCGGAATAGCCGATGCGCCCACCCATCGCCTTCCAGCCGGGATGGCCGATATAGACCGCGTTGATGAAGGGGTTGCCCATCAGGCAGCCGATCAGGCTGACGACGCCGTCGGCCGTCAGCACCCGCGTCGTCGGGTAATGGTCGCCGGCAGCCTCCGCGCTCTCGACATTGTCCATCGCCTCGACGAGATCGTAGATGCCGAAGGGGATCGCGGTGACGAGGATGATGCCGAGATAGTTGAAGCCCGAGAAGACATGGTCGAAAGCCGGCAGCGGCAGCGAGAAGCCGAAGGTCGAGAACGCCGCACCGAGCTTGGCGAGGCTGAGGCCACCGACATCGAGCCCCAGCAGCGCCGAGCCCCAGGCAATGACCATGCCGAAGGCGATGGCGACAAGCCCTGCCGGAATGCCCTTGGGATAGCGCACGCCGCCAAACCAGCTCACCAGGATGATAGCGAGGCAGACGAGCCCAATCGCCGGCGTCAGGAAGATCTCCAGCGCCGGACGCATCGAGATGAAAGCGATCGAGACGCCGGCCAGCGTGCCGAGCAGCGCCGCGCGCGGCGTGATCTTGCGGATATGGGGCGCGATGAAGCCGCCGATCATCAGGATGAAGCTCTGGAAGAAGACCCAGACGAGCCCCGCCTCCCAGCCCTTGACCGGATCGCCGGTCATCGAGGCGATCGGCAGCATGATCACGAAGGTGACGACGAACATATGCGGCACGCTGATGCCCGAGGGCAGCGCGCAGACATCGTCGCGGCCGGTCTCCTTCGCCAGCTTGTAAGCGAGCCAGGCATAATAGCCGGTCGAGAGGGCCATCATCAGCCCAAGCGCCGGCAGGATGCGCCCGAAGACGATCTCGCTCGGCATCTTCAGCACGAATTGCAGCAGGCCGGTCAACACCAGCAGGTTGACCAGGATATTGGTGCCGAAGCCGAACAGGGCGTTCCAGTCGCCCGGCGTCCAGAGTTTCGGTGAGGTCGTCGCCGCGGTCGCCGTCGCCATAGCCCCCTCCTGTGTTGTGCTCAGGCAGCGCGCCTGGCAGCGCTGAGCGCTGCCAGCACCTCGCCTGTCGTGGAAACCCAGCCGAAAATCCCGCCCTGGGCCGCAATCATGCGCAGGCCCACCTCATGGAACTCCGGGAAATAGGAGGCGCAGGCGTCGCCGAGCACGAGGCAGCGATAGCCCCGGTCATTCGCCTCGCGCACCGTGGTGTGGACGCAGACCTCAGTCGTCACGCCGGTGACGAGCAGCGTCTCGATGCCGCGATTGCGCAGCATGAGGTCGAGATCGGTCTGGTAGAAGGCGCCCTTGCCGGGCTTGTCGATCACCGGTTCCTCGGCCAGGGGCGCGAGCGCCGGAACGATGTCATGGCCGGCCTCGCCCCGGATCAGGATGCGCCCCATCGGGCCTGCCGCGCCGATGCGCTTCTTCGGATCGCCGCGCAAAACCTTGGCTGGCGGCGCGTCCGAGAGATCCGGCCTGTGGCCCTCGCGGGTATGGATCACCAGCATGCGGGCTTCGCGCGCGCCGGCCAGGATAGCCTGGCAAGGTGCGACCGCAGCGACGAGCAGCGAGACGTCGTTGCCGAGCGCTGCCCCAAACCCACCCGGCTCCAGGAAATCGCGCTGCATGTCGATGATCACGAGCGCAGTGCGCGCGAAATCGACGCTGAGCGGAAAAGGCTGGGCTGGAATCTCGGACCGGCTCACCGAAAACGCTCCCGACTGGCGAACGGAACGGGCTTTGCAAGGGCTATGCCTGAAAGCGATCGAGCCTGGCCGACCGGGCCTCCACCGAGAGGGATAAACGTAAGATTATGGAATCACATGGAAATCAGAACGGCCATTTCACTGGGACCGAAATTCTCTCCTGACGCCGAGGCAGGCGCCGGAGCGACCTATCGCGACCATGCATAATCTTTGTATGCATTGAACTGACGAATGCCTGTTTTGTAGCCTTTCACCGAGAGACCTTGCCGTGCCGACACTGAGCGCCCTCCTCGCCGACCATCTCGACGGCCGCGTCACGATCGCCGGGACGATCGCCGCCAGCTATGCGCGCCACCGCGCCCATGGCGACGCGGCCATCTTCATCAGCTTGCGGCCTGAGGCCGAGGTTCTGAGCGAGGCGCAGCGCCTCCAGGCTGAGGGTCCGCGCGGCCGCAAGCTCTGGGGCGTGCCGGTTGCGGTGAAGGACAATATCGACGTCGCCGGCTTGGCCACTACGGCCGCCTGCCCGGCCTTCGCCTATACGCCGGTCGAGGACGCCAGCGCCGTGGCACGGCTGCGCGCGCAGGGCGCGATCATCATCGGCAAGACCAATCTCGACCAGTTCGCCACCGGGCTGAACGGCACACGCTCGCCCTATGGCGTACCGCGCAATGCCCTGCGCGCCGATCTGGTTCCCGGCGGCTCCAGCTCGGGTTCGGCAAGCGCGGTCGCGGCCGGCATCGTCCCGGTTGCGCTTGGCACGGACACGGCGGGCTCGGGCCGCGTGCCAGCCGGCCTGCAGAACCTCGTCGGCCTGAAGCCGAGCCTCGGCCTCGTGCCCACATTCGGCGTCGTGCCCGCCTGCCGCACGCTCGATTGCGTCTCCGTCTTCGCCTTGACGACCGACGACGCCTTCGCTGTGCTGGAGGTGATCGCGGGGCGCGATATCTCCGATCCCTTTTCCCGCCCTGTCCCTCTCGGCCAGCCGGGCGCGATCCCGCCGCAGTTCAAGCTCGGCATTCCAGGGGCTGCCGATCTCGATTTCGACGGCGATGCCGAGGCGGCGCAAAGCTTCGCGCTGGCAGTCGAACGTGCCCGCTCGCTCGGCGCGGTGATCGTGCCGCTCGACATGACGCCGTGCTACGATACCGCCCGCCTGCTCTATGACGGCCCCTGGGTGGCGGAACGCTTTCTCGCCATCCGCGACCTGCTGGCGCGCGACCCCGAGGCGATCCTGCCAGTGATCCGGCAGGTCATCGCCGGCAAACCCCTGCCGGACGCAGCCGATGCCTTCGCCGCGCGCTACAAGCTGGCCGAACTCGCGCTTGCTGCGAAGGCGGCCCTGAACGGCATCGATGCGATGATGGTGCCGACAGCACCACGCCCGGTCACGCTGGCGCAGATGGCGGCAGACCCCATCGGCCAGAACTCCATGCTCGGCCGCTACACCAATTTCGTGAACCTGCTCGACATGTGCGCGCTCGCCGTGCCCGTGAGCCTGACCGAAGGCGGCACGGCAGCGGGCGTCACCTTCATCGCGCCAAGCGGCCATGACGCGGCGCTGGCCGGCCTCGGCCGCGCCTTCCATGCCGCATCCGGCTTGACCCTGGGCGCAACGGGCACAAATGCGCCGGCGCTGGCGGCGCGGCCCATCGCCCCTGCTCCCGGCACGATCGAGATCGCCGTCGTCGGCGCGCATCTCTCCGGCATGCCGTTGAACGGCGAATTGACCGGGCTCGGAGCGAGCTTCCTGCGCGCGACGACGACCACGGCCGATTACCGCCTCTTCGCCCTCCCCGGCGGGCCGCCGGCCCGGCCCGGCCTGGTGCGCGTCGCGCCCGGTCAAGGCGCGACGGTCGCGCTCGAAGTCTGGGCGCTGCCTGCTGAAGGTTTTGGCCGCTTCGTCGCCGGCATCCCCTCCCCACTCGGCATCGGCACACTCGCCTTGGCGGATGGCACGCGGGTCAAGGGCTTCCTCTGCGAGACCATCGCCACGGAAGGCGCGCGCGACGTCACGGAATATGGCGGCTGGCGGGCTTTCACGGCGGCGCAAGCGAGCGCGGTGCCTGCGCCGAGCTTCGGCGAACTCCTGGCTACTTTCCCGGGGAAGTCTAGCGACATCCCGCCGCGGCAGAGATAGATC
Coding sequences:
- a CDS encoding GNAT family N-acetyltransferase, with translation MLPSFETDRLLVRPCSMADFAACLAMDRDPEVTKHVVGPWHDPERHERFLRERIQKPFGSGLGYWSLFARPQPEQFLGWVLLIPYDGVGPDIEIGWRLNRSAWGKGYATEAARLIVEHAFRTVGLGRIAADIDPANSASMRVSEKLGLAFIGDGEHDGMPCKCYVMTREDFFAANPRKP
- a CDS encoding cysteine hydrolase family protein is translated as MSRSEIPAQPFPLSVDFARTALVIIDMQRDFLEPGGFGAALGNDVSLLVAAVAPCQAILAGAREARMLVIHTREGHRPDLSDAPPAKVLRGDPKKRIGAAGPMGRILIRGEAGHDIVPALAPLAEEPVIDKPGKGAFYQTDLDLMLRNRGIETLLVTGVTTEVCVHTTVREANDRGYRCLVLGDACASYFPEFHEVGLRMIAAQGGIFGWVSTTGEVLAALSAARRAA
- a CDS encoding superoxide dismutase, with amino-acid sequence MTNATSFSRRSLFGLGAAAIAVSAAPKVWAQATAPAAPAGPFSLPKRAYETNALEPNIDATTMDIHYSRHHAAYVAGLNAVAKDHGVIASTPLHKLLADIGSVPEAARTAIRNAGGGHANHTMFWEVMGPNAGGAPSGDVAAAITKDLGGFDKFKADFEAAGLRVFGSGWVFVTVGTDGKLALLGKPNQDSPLMDKHMVLLGNDVWEHAYYLKYQNRRADYLKSWWNVVNWAKVNERYAAAKAGKLTV
- a CDS encoding regulator, producing the protein MATATAATTSPKLWTPGDWNALFGFGTNILVNLLVLTGLLQFVLKMPSEIVFGRILPALGLMMALSTGYYAWLAYKLAKETGRDDVCALPSGISVPHMFVVTFVIMLPIASMTGDPVKGWEAGLVWVFFQSFILMIGGFIAPHIRKITPRAALLGTLAGVSIAFISMRPALEIFLTPAIGLVCLAIILVSWFGGVRYPKGIPAGLVAIAFGMVIAWGSALLGLDVGGLSLAKLGAAFSTFGFSLPLPAFDHVFSGFNYLGIILVTAIPFGIYDLVEAMDNVESAEAAGDHYPTTRVLTADGVVSLIGCLMGNPFINAVYIGHPGWKAMGGRIGYSAATGLIVVVLCWFGVIALLLALIPIVAISPILLYIGMLIGAQAFQTTPVSHAPAIVLALTPHLAAWAKVLIDGALGAAGTNAAAVGIDKMANMGVLYHGLELMGGGAILSGLVLGAIAVFVIEKQFLHAAAFAAAGAILTYFGLMHGEAIGIGKGLGVTPSISLAYAMVAGFLYLCSRSLVAAEAPKPMISEPQGVLEPAE
- a CDS encoding methyl-accepting chemotaxis protein gives rise to the protein MHALALKVPEPANEDAQHEAGAAHAVRAISERFGKLGLEITDIAGRIGDVTGQLEGQAEGLHRVVSAVEQVSRANRAIQQAAEGAQETASVVRSGLERVTGAVRVGLNAAQSDIEALSQGAQSMSQALAEAVSDAHKVRASSEAIQSITREIQLLSVNAGVEAARSGTAGRGFAVIAAAVKQLAEQTRDATALSAKQLDILVKSVDQLARRSQENAQTARRASEGSQSIALQVGELDSFGRSVVELIGDIDAISNPTRANAAACAKVGEDLTVLVAGVDQSSENLDRAAQRTASLVSISEAILGAIAASGVRTAQSELIATAMETAGQIGALFEQALARGELTTADLFDEGYRPVAGSDPLQHMTRFVGLTDRILPPIQEALLASNRRIVFCAAVDRNGFLPTHNQKYSQPQGRDPVWNNANCRNRRIFADRTGLAAARNQKPFLLQTYRRDMGGGQFLVMEDLSAPIRVKGRHWGGFRFGLSV
- the mbfA gene encoding iron exporter MbfA, with the protein product MLSRFSLPGLTGKRRFDDLSEKEILALAISSEEEDGRIYAIYAQKLRSEYAASAAIFDGMAQEEDEHRERLIDLYQRRFGNVILPVRREHVSDFYTRKPVWLIENLGLDRMREEAEDMERQARDFYVAAAGRSSDIDTRKLLGELAAAEAKHESKAQDLTATHLGGEARADEDIAAKRQFILTWVQPGLAGLMDGSVSTLAPIFATAFATQSTWTTFLIGLSASVGAGISMGFTEAAHDDGKISGRGAPWKRGLASGMMTMLGGLGHALPYLIPSFWTATAIALIVVFVELWAIVWIQNRFMETPFLRAAFQVVLGGGLVLAAGILIGGA
- a CDS encoding SRPBCC family protein, with the translated sequence MSDCIEKKVHLRAPLDRVWQAIADSSQFGIWFGVVFDGPFVAGSRLVGRITPTQVDPEVAAMQKPYEGKTFTFIVDRVEPMRMIAFRWHPYAVDSNVDYDSEPMTLVTFDLAEVADGVLLTISESGFDAIPLSRRAEAFTANDGGWTKQAELIKKYLVGTSAS
- a CDS encoding DMT family transporter, which produces MSSTNARTLLLVPLLGLLWGFNWPAVRISLSEIAPWTLRAGGMTFAGLTLVVIALLRGQSLRVRRPEWPRLLLAGFLSIAAFNVLLAFAQLMAPTSRAAILTFTMPIWATLLARLWLGEALDRRKLLGLALGIAGLASLGLPLIRGGGLTLGLLFALIAALSWALGTIVTKRWPVSAPAVTVAAWQLLIGGAVAALGMLAFEGLPVPKMLAPRTLAALSFHILGAQALAYFLWFTVIARLPAGIASIGTLMVPAVGVLGSVVLLGERPSPSDWLGLVLVVAASGTILLPARPLASLKAAR
- a CDS encoding ArsR/SmtB family transcription factor — its product is MSIADQAAGHAGRNALVFAALGDPTRLGIIMRLGARGPLSTMSLTSATQLSRQAIAKHLRALEDADLVHGKRGGRDKVWELRTERLEDVGAYLAQISAQWDRALGRLRDFVELERP
- a CDS encoding AtzE family amidohydrolase, yielding MSFDAFTPAHLIAAQIREGAVSAEAVITGFLDRIARINPQVNAFTDVTTERALAQARGIDAARIAGQTLGPLAGVPFAAKNLFDIEGLPTRAGSKVNRERAPAPRDAALVERLSAAGAVLVGGLNMGEYAYDFTGENAHDGACRNPHDLARMAGGSSSGSGSATAAGLAPLSLGSDTNGSIRVPSSLCGVFGLKPTYGRLPRTRSFPFCDSLDHLGPFARDVTDLAMAYDAMQGGDAHDPACAQRAIEPVLPALAHGVSGLRIAVAGGYFATDGMPEADAAVKAVAVALGATRNLVLEGAGIARAAAFLITNAESAAFHLGRLRARADDFDPETRDRFLAGAMQPAAWYIQAQAARRWFHDEMMRVFADIDLIIAPVTPCPAPEIGQKTLSLRGETVPLRPNLGLFTQPISCIGLPVAAVPVFGAGLPIGVQVIAAPWREDVCLRAAHALQRAGVCEAKAPAMLA
- a CDS encoding DUF4089 domain-containing protein, encoding MSETKPAFDAARHLDAMAPVLGLTITEEQRPGVLQFLGVAHLMSEILRAAPLDDASFELAPVFRPGRTSDGDPA